CAGTGTCCCTGGGGATATACGGTACGTTTACATCTTTAGCGCTATTGCACTTTTTATGCTATTGATAGCCACTATTAATTTTATGAATTTATCTACAGCCAGTGGTTTTAAGCGATGTAAGGAAGTTGGCGTACGAAAAGTACTGGGTGCTGACAAGCAAAACCTGATGCGACAATTTATGCTAGAGGGTGTCCTCCTGACTTATATTTCCTTAGGAATAGCTCTGGGAATTGTTTTACTTGCCCTCCCCCTATTTAATCAGATTTCCGGAAAAGAGATTGATATTCAAAAACTTGAAATATCTAAAATCATCCCCATCTTACTAGGTTTTGGTCTAATTGTCGGTCTATTTTCCAGTAGCTATCCCGCGTTATATCTATCCTCATTTAATCCGCTACGGGTATTAAAAGGGAAATAAGCCGCTCGACTAAAGGCTTTAATTTACGTAGCGGACTTGTTGTATTTCAATTCATCATTTCTGTCGGGCTTATCTTTGGAACCGTGGTCGTTGTTCAGCAGCTGGATTATATGCGTCATATTAAACTTGGATATAACAAGGATAATGTCCTTATTATACCGAGCTGGCCTTTGGGAAAAAACGAAAAGACATATTATAATTTATTGATGCAAGACAGCAGGATCAAGCATGTCTCTCATTCGTCCTATCTTCCTGCTGGAGAAAGCAACAACAACAATTTTTTCATTTATCCAGATGGCAATACTGATCAATGGGTCAAAACAATTCGTTACGATGTTGATGAAGAATATATTCCTGTTATGGGTATGCAACTTAAAGAAGGACGGAATTTCGCAAAAACATTTGGTAATGACAGCCTTTCTGTCATCATCAATGAAACCGCGGCAAAAGATCTTGGTTGGAACGATCATAGCCTTGGCAAAATATTGACCAATAAAGACAACAAAAGCTATCGTGTTATTGGTGTCGTTAAGGATTTCCATTTTCGCTCTTTACATGAGCAGATCTCCCCGCTTGTGATGGTTCTTAGCGATCAAGCCGGGAGTTTGATTCTTAAAACCCAAACAGCCGATATGGAGAAGCTCATTCAAAAATTAGCGTCTCTCTATCGTTCCTTTCCGACAGACATTCCATTCAGCTATTCCTTTCTGGATGAGCGATACGCACAAACCTATCAAGCAGAAGTGAAAACGGGTAAGTTACTGAGTATCTTTGCGGGGCTGACTATTTTTGTGGCTTGCCTCGGTTTATTTGGCTTGGCTATTTTTACCGCCAATCAACGCAAAAAGGAAATAGGGATCCGGAAAGTTGTTGGGGCTACAGTTCCCGACATCACACGCATGCTTTCCACTGAATTCGTCAAACTCGTTCTCATTGCCATTGTCATTTCTTCTCCCCTAGCTTGGTGGATGATGCACAAATGGTTAGAAAATTTTGCATACCGTATTGAGATGCAATGGTGGATGTTTGTACTAGCAGGCGCGCTAGCCGTTTTTATTGCTTTAATTACAGTAAGTTCACAAGCGATACGCGCAGCCCTAACAAAACCTGTCGACAGTCTACGTGATGAATAAAATAGACTCGTCTGTTCAGCTATGGACAAAGCACTGTCCGATATCGAACAGCGAGTAAAAGAATCAGGAATGCAATCCGTTAATGATCAACAGGATAATTACTTGGCCAAACATTTGTATTTTTAATTTTTTAAGTAGAGCACAAGCTATCAGCAGCTCCACGACCAAAATAAATTCATATTTTAAGACAATGAACTTTACAAACTTCAAGATTGCTTGGCGAAATATCGGAAAGAAAAAAGTACAAAATCTGATCAATCTAATTGGATTGACCTGCGGTATTACTTTTCTATTACTTGTAGGTGCTTATGTATGGGATGTACATCAAGTGAATAGCAATATCAAAAATATTGATCGGCAATTTTTGTTGCAAAGCAAGTATAAGAAAGAAGGATTTGGTATTGACTTAACTACATTAGGGGCACTCCCCAAAGCTTTACATGAGGAGTATCCCAACCTGGTCTCCAATTATTATCGGATTGATGGGTTGACCGGTATCGTAGCGAACGGAGCAACAATCCATGAAGAAGGCATGTCTCTTGGAGATCCCAGTCTATTGACGATGTTCGGATTCCAGATTTTAGCAGGCAATGCCAATACCGCTTTGAATAATCCCTTTTCAGTAGTCATCAGTGACAAAGCAGCCATAAAATATTTCGGAAATGAGGATGTACTTGGCAAATCGCTACAAATAAAAAATTTCAAGGGTGAAAAACATGATTTTGAAATTACAGCAATCATTAAATCTGATGTCCAAAACGCCATTATGGATCTCACAAAGAATATGCATGCAGACATATTTTTACCGATCATCAACGAGCAATTCTTTGGCCGATCGATAGACAATTGGGATAACCCTTATATTGCCGGTTATATCGAATTGAAACCAGGTGTAAGTGTGGAGCGCGTAGATGCCGCCATCGAAACGCTGGTAAGAAAGAATACCGATAAAGAGTTTTCCAATCAATACAGCCCTAATTTAAAACCATTGAAAACCTATTATTTGGATGACAACCAAGGGGCCGTCCGCAAAATGATACAGACGTTGGTTTGGACTGCCATTTTCATCTTGATCATGGCCATCATCAATTTCATCAATTTTAGTATCGCTCAGCACATTACGCGATTAAAGGAAATCGGTGTTCGCAAGATGATGGGATCATCTCGCATGCAACTTATTAGACAACTGATGACCGAATATATCCTGATTGTGGCCATAGCAGCATTGATCAGTCTTCCAATTTACATCATCACGAGTCCAATCTTCGAACATGTCTTGATGCGTAAGCTACCCTCGTTGGTGGAATTGCCTATTTACTTTTTTGGTTTACTGATTATAATGACGTTGTTCATTGGTCTACTAGCGGGGCTCTATCCAGCCATTAAACTTTCCAATGTCGCGATACTTCCGGCAGTCAAAAGCCAGTTTTCGACGCTGGGGGGCAAACAACTGGTGCGAAAAATTCTTTTGTTTTTTCAATTTGGGGTAGCCTTGCTCCTGCTTGTCTGCACATTGATTATTTCCAAACAAGTGGACCTATTTCTCTATAGCAATCTAGGTTACAACAAAGACTACTTATTAACCGTTCAGGTACCTAGAGATTGGTCCGAAGATGGTGTTCGCAAAATGGAGACTTTACAACAGGAACTCAGCCAACAGCCAGAAGTAAAATCAGTAAGCTTATCTTATGAAACTCCTGGATTGCTGGGGTCCAATATGCAGCCTGCATTCGGGACGACAGACGACAGAGAAATCCAGGTACAACGGATTTCAAGTGATAGTCACTTTTTGGAAACCTACGAGATACCGCTAATTGCAGGAACTTTTCTTCCTAAACATTATGCAACGAATGCGGATAATAGACCAGTTGTCATCAACAAGAAGGCTATGGATGATTTTGGCTTTAAAAATGCCGAGCAAGCAATTGGTCAGCAAATAGCAATAAATGATCCTAATTACAAAATCACTATTGTGGGCGTTGCTGAAGATTTTGTAGCCAACTCACTGCATCAGGCATCTCCGCCTATTATCTGGATGGATGTACATGAGAGTCTTCAATATCGATACCTTAGCATTCGATTGAAGCAGGGACCTCTTTCCAATGCAGTACAACAGCTCGAAAAAAAATGGAAAACGTTGCTACCTGATGCACCATTCGAATATAAATTTATGGATGAACGCATCAAAAATCTATATGAAAATGAGCTGCAGCTGCATCGCGCTTCCCAGATTGCTACGTTTGTTTCGCTGCTGATTGTTGTATTGGGACTTACCGGATTAATATCGCTTTCCATCCATCTGCGCAATAAAGAAGTCGGCATTCGTAAAGTACTAGGGGCTTCACTAGCACATTTGATGTTGCTCTTTTCAAAAGAGTACTACGGAATCTTCCTATTTGCTGCGTTTACGACAGTTCCACTGAGTTATCTATTGATGCAATACTGGCTACAAAATTACATCATCCGCGTAGAAATCAATGCATTTACTTACTTGTTACCATTGGGTACATTGATTGGATTGCTGAGTTTATTGGTTGGCATTATTGTATTTCGATCAACTCGGTTTAATCCCGTTGAAAAATTAAGAGATGAATAGAAAAATGAGCGTTGTACCCATCCAGTTGGTGTTCGTTGCGAACAGCTACTGGATGGGTAACTCCTTATTCCTTTAACCTTCATAGCTTTTCGATAGATAAACAAATCCATATTTTGATTCTTTCCGAATAAGTTTAAGCTCATCAGACCGATTGAGCAAATCTTCAAGTATCTTCATCAAGTTTTTAGGTTTTACATATGTTTCGAGTATCATACAAACCAATTTATGTATCTCATAAGGACTCCTATTTTTATTAAAATATCCCGTGCCAACCTGCGCTTCGATGATTCTCTTGACCTTCCGAAGCTCATTCAACGTAGAAGGTTCATTTGGATCAAAATTATGGCGGATGTCCATTATCTTAAATTCGATCTCCTGTACCCCTTCTTCAATGGATAATCTATATAAATGGTAAATAACCTCCTCAGCCAATGTATTAACGTGCAACTCATAAGCATACTTTTGCTTGGATAAATTCATCCCTAAAGGCAACATGGCATGTATACTCCCCACTTCTAACACACGACAAAAAATATAGTAATCAATAGCAAGAATCGTTTTAATTTTGAAAGACTCAACTTTGCTTATAAAATCCAGTGCTTTTCCCATTAAAAAAGATACTTCTTCGGGTGAGAGACCATTTGAAATACGCTGTAATATCATCCGATAAAAGAACTGCATTTCCAACGGTTGACAACGATGCTTATACACCCGTTTGAACACTTTAAAATTATTTCTCATTATAGCTCATATAGTTATTCCATACAAAAGAAATAGAAATAATTTAAAAATTTAAAACATTTGTATAAATAAAAATAACATTTTGTATATTTATCTATACAAAAAAAAAGAGCATACTAAATCATAACTATGACAAAACTAGGTGAATTTTTAGAGAAGAAATCCGTTAATAAATCGCGAATTGCGCGAAAAACGGGTTTAAGTAAGGCAAGAATCAATGAGTTAACGATGACCGAAACGGCCAAATTACGTTTGGATGAAATGTACCTGATCGCATTGGCTATTGATACAGATCCAGCTAAAATGATGTTCGAATTATGTGATCATCTCCAGTTGAAAGAGATTGAAGAGTAAGCAATTCTCTATTTTTCGCCAGTGCCTAGCTCGTCTGTGCGATACTGAACGCCAAACTGTTCGATATCGTACAGACGAGCTTTTCAATTTTAAACCAAGAAACTAATTATCAACACATTAGCAAAATGGCAACGCAATTGATTTCAGCTTAAACGCCTGTTTTGATTATAACTACCAATCATTCAGGCTTAAAAAAAATCTGCTATGATAGGAAATAATCTCAAAATAGCTTGGCGGAATATGGCAAAAAACAAGCTATATTCATTCATCAAGATTGGCGGCTTTGCCTTTAGTATTGCCATCTGTATTCTTATTGTTTTATATATAAAACATGAGACGAGCTATAATAAGTTTTATCCGGCGATGGATAGAGTTTACCGTTTGGTCGTTCAGTTACCTATTGAGCATAAAATCGAGCGCTGGGTTTCACTTTCTGCCCCTGTGGCGCCGACCCTGAAAGCAGAAATCCCGTCCGTTGAGCAAACGGGACGCATTCTACCAAACCCTTTATTCGGTGCGGGCAGTAACCAATTGTCATTAAATAACAGCCCTGATAGCCATTATGATGATGGATTTGTCTATGTCGATCAGTCCATTCTCGACATGTTTCCTATGCCCATGGTTTCGGGCCAGCTGTCCCACGCACTTGACAAGCCCAACACATTGGTAATCACCAGAAGCAAAGCCGAAAAATATTTTAAAAATAATCCAATTGGACAAACGATCTATCTCAACAACAATAAGTCGAAAGCCTATACCATCACTGGGGTAATTGAAGATATGCCCAACAATTCGACCCTTGCCGGTTATAGTTTTTTTATGTCGCTCGCTGGAGAGCCTTTTTATCAAGGTGAACAGACTGCTTGGCTCAATAACAATTATACCGTCTATGTCAAATTAAAACCCAACGTAAATGTTGCACTGGCAGAAAAAGAAATTTCAAAGAATTACTTAGAAATACATTATCTCCCTGAATATCTAAAATCTGGACGTAAACTTAATCCGCTTTTCAAGCAGGCAAAAATAACCCTACAGAATGCCCTCGATATGCATCTAAAATCTGCGGATGTAAGCGACGATAAAGTGAGTACATTGAACAGAGGGGATATTCGCATGGTTTGGACCTTCGCAACTATAGCCTTATTTATTTTGTTCATTGCCTGTATTAACTTCATCAACTTATCGACAGCAAATGCAGCAACAAGAGCAAAAGAAATTGGTATCCGTAAGACTATTGGCTCCTCCAGGAAGCTGCTTATTGGACAATTTCTTGTTGAAGCAATCTGTTATAGTGTACTGTCACTGATTATCGGGCTCTTTCTAAGCTGGCTACTACTACCCGTATTCAACCAACTAGCCAACAAATCCTTGACCATTCCCTGGATAGCGGCATACTTCTTTCCTTCTCTTTTGGCGGCTATATTGGTGATCGGCGTCCTTGCCGGAATCTACCCAGCATTGTACCTATCCAAATTTAAACCAATCACTGCACTGAAAAACAACGTCATTGGTGCCAAATCTTCGCTTTTTAGGAATAGTTTGGTTGTCTTTCAATTCGCAACCTCAATGATCCTTATCGTTGGCGCATTGGTGACCAATAAACAGATAAACTACATATTAGACAAAGATCTGGGATTTGACAAGGACCAAGTTGTTGTGCTTCGCGGAATTGGAACATTATCGAAACAGCTTCCAAGTTTAAAAAATGAGCTAAAAAGCCTCCCAGATGTTGCTTCAGTTTCCCTGAGTGATTTTCTCCCTGTACCCATCGATGGTGCCAAACGAAATGGCAATCCGTTCTGGATTGATGGTAGAAGAGATCTCGATATGGCTACACAGGGCCAATTTTGGGAAATCGATCAGGATTATCTGAGCACATTCGGTCTTCATTTAAATAAAGGACGAAATTTTGATCCCACGAGAGCCACCGATAGCAGTTCGGCTATTATCAATCAAAAGTTGGCCGACGAACTTCAATTAAAGAATCCCATTGGTGCAAAAATCACCAATGGCAATACCTGGACGATCATTGGCGTAGTAGATGATTTTATTTTTGAGTCGTTGAAGGAGAAGGGGTATGCAGGACTTTGTATGACATTACAAGGCAATCCTTCCCTACTCTCTATTAAGGTAAAATCGCAACATCTCAAAAAGACAATCGCTGATATCACAGCAGTATGGGACAAATTTGCACCAAATCAACAAATTAACTACAGCTTTTTGGACGAAGGTTTCGAGGCCCTTTATCAAGATGTGGAACGGACCAAGAATATATTCACTTGTTTCGCTCTTGTTGCCATTTTTGTCGCTGCACTCGGGCTTTTCGGCCTTGCAACGTATGTGACACAACAACGAACCAAAGAAATTGGCGTACGTAAGGTACTTGGAGCCAGTGCGATCAGATTACTCCGATTATTGTCTGGAGATTTTATAAAATTGGTGTTTGTAGCCTTGGTCATTGCCACACCTGTTGCGTGGTGGGCAATGAACCAATGGCTTACTAATTTTAACTATCGAATCGAAATAAATTGGCTATACTTCATTCTTGCAGGTATGAGTGCCATTTTAATTGCTTTAGGCACAATCAGCTATCAGACTTGGAAAGCCATTCGCGCCAATCCGGTGGATAGCCTGCGTGATGAATAAATACAAAAACTGTAAAAGAACTTTATTATGATAGGAAATAATTTAAAGATCGCTTGGCGAAATATGGCCAACAACAAACTTTACTCGATCATCAAGATCGGCGGGTTCGCTTTTAGTATTGCCATTTGCATTCTTATTGTACTGTACATTCGCCATGAAACCAGTTATGACAAAATGTATCCCGACATGGACCGTGTTTTCCGTCTTATCGTTTCGGCACCCGATGGTGATAAAGTGAGGCAAACCTTTGCCTTTCCTGCCCCAGCAGCTAAAACCTTGCAAGAGGAAATCCCAAGTGTAGAATTAGCCGGCCGCATTTTACCCAATACATTATTTGGTGCCGGAAGCAATCTATTTACGGTAAATGGCCGCGCAGAGAATTACCTTGATAAAGGATTTGTTTATGTCGATCAGTCCATTTTGGAAATATTTCCACTTCCGGTCGTACAAGGACAGCTATCACATGCGCTGGACAAACCCAATGCGATAGTCATTACCAAAAGTAGGGCTGAGAAATATTTCAAAGGAAATGCCGTAGGGCAGACGATCTATCTCAACAATAATAAAAGTATTTTATATAACATAACGGCTGTCATCGATGATGTTCCGAACAATTCCAGCCTCTATGGTTATGATTATTTTATATCCCTTGCAGGCGAACCATTTTACCCGGGTGAACAAAACAATTGGGGCGCAACAAATTACATTACCTATGTAAAACTGAAGGAGAATGCAGATATTGCCAACGCACAGGGTAGCATTTCAAAAAACTATATTCAGGACAATTATATTCTGATTAATAAAAAAAATGGAATGAAAATATCGCCCGAAATGATGCAATCAACGGTATTACTTCAAAACGCCCTTGATATGCACCTGCACTCGAAGAATATTTCGGAATATGGAATGGCGACACAATATCAAAGCGACATTAAGATGGTCTGGATATTTGCTGGCATTGCATTTTTTATATTATTGATTGCCTGTATAAACTTCATCAACTTATCAACGGCGAATGCAGCAACACGAGCCAAAGAAATCGGGATTCGAAAAACCATTGGATCCAATCGAAAGACACTGATTATCCAATTTATGACCGAAGCGATATGTTACAGTCTTATTTCACTTCTTATAGGGTTATTATTAGCCTTCCTGTTATTACCACTATTTAACAATCTAGCCAACAAAGCGCTGTTTATACCGTGGACAGTGTGGTACTTTGTGCCTTCGCTGATTTTGAGCATGTTGTTCATCGGTATCCTCGCTTGGCTTATACCCAGCGTTCTATTTATCAGGATTTCAGCCGATCAACGCATTAAAAAGCAAATCGGTTACGAATCCTAAATCTTCATTATTGCGCAATGGACTGGTTATTTTCCAGTTTGCAACATCTATTATATTGATCATCAGCGCACTCATTGCAAATCAGCAAATCAGTTTTATGCTTAATAAAGACATTGGCTTTGATAAGGATCAGGTCATTGTACTTCGTGGTGTAACGGGAATTGCCTCCCAGGCGAAAGAATTAAAAAATGAATTAAAAGCCATTCCAACGGTTCGTGATGTCTCTATTGGCGACTATTTACCGGTTCAATTGGATGGTGCAAAAAGAAATGGAAATCTTTTTTGGGCCAAAGGCAAGGAAGATCTTGAATTAGGTGAAGGTGGGCAATTCTGGAATATCGACGAAAGCTACCTTTCCACTTTTGGTCTGAAGCTAATAGCCGGCCGAAACTTTGATCCACATATCGCATCGGATAGTTCTGGTGCTATTGTTAACAAAAGAATGCTTGCTGATTTAGGCATCAAAGGAAATCCCATTGGTACACAAATTACTAACGGCAGGACATGGACCATTATCGGTGTCGTCGACAATTTTATCTTTGAATCAATGAAAGATGAGGGCTACTATCCCGTTTGCATGACCCTTGCCAATAGTCCTTCCATGCTTTCGATTAAGACCAAATCGACGGACATGTCCAAAACATTAGCCGACATTAATACCGTTTGGAATAAGTTTTCGCCGAATCAAAAAATCGACTACAATTTCCTTG
The DNA window shown above is from Sphingobacterium thalpophilum and carries:
- a CDS encoding FtsX-like permease family protein; protein product: MVVVQQLDYMRHIKLGYNKDNVLIIPSWPLGKNEKTYYNLLMQDSRIKHVSHSSYLPAGESNNNNFFIYPDGNTDQWVKTIRYDVDEEYIPVMGMQLKEGRNFAKTFGNDSLSVIINETAAKDLGWNDHSLGKILTNKDNKSYRVIGVVKDFHFRSLHEQISPLVMVLSDQAGSLILKTQTADMEKLIQKLASLYRSFPTDIPFSYSFLDERYAQTYQAEVKTGKLLSIFAGLTIFVACLGLFGLAIFTANQRKKEIGIRKVVGATVPDITRMLSTEFVKLVLIAIVISSPLAWWMMHKWLENFAYRIEMQWWMFVLAGALAVFIALITVSSQAIRAALTKPVDSLRDE
- a CDS encoding ABC transporter permease encodes the protein MNFTNFKIAWRNIGKKKVQNLINLIGLTCGITFLLLVGAYVWDVHQVNSNIKNIDRQFLLQSKYKKEGFGIDLTTLGALPKALHEEYPNLVSNYYRIDGLTGIVANGATIHEEGMSLGDPSLLTMFGFQILAGNANTALNNPFSVVISDKAAIKYFGNEDVLGKSLQIKNFKGEKHDFEITAIIKSDVQNAIMDLTKNMHADIFLPIINEQFFGRSIDNWDNPYIAGYIELKPGVSVERVDAAIETLVRKNTDKEFSNQYSPNLKPLKTYYLDDNQGAVRKMIQTLVWTAIFILIMAIINFINFSIAQHITRLKEIGVRKMMGSSRMQLIRQLMTEYILIVAIAALISLPIYIITSPIFEHVLMRKLPSLVELPIYFFGLLIIMTLFIGLLAGLYPAIKLSNVAILPAVKSQFSTLGGKQLVRKILLFFQFGVALLLLVCTLIISKQVDLFLYSNLGYNKDYLLTVQVPRDWSEDGVRKMETLQQELSQQPEVKSVSLSYETPGLLGSNMQPAFGTTDDREIQVQRISSDSHFLETYEIPLIAGTFLPKHYATNADNRPVVINKKAMDDFGFKNAEQAIGQQIAINDPNYKITIVGVAEDFVANSLHQASPPIIWMDVHESLQYRYLSIRLKQGPLSNAVQQLEKKWKTLLPDAPFEYKFMDERIKNLYENELQLHRASQIATFVSLLIVVLGLTGLISLSIHLRNKEVGIRKVLGASLAHLMLLFSKEYYGIFLFAAFTTVPLSYLLMQYWLQNYIIRVEINAFTYLLPLGTLIGLLSLLVGIIVFRSTRFNPVEKLRDE
- a CDS encoding helix-turn-helix transcriptional regulator codes for the protein MTKLGEFLEKKSVNKSRIARKTGLSKARINELTMTETAKLRLDEMYLIALAIDTDPAKMMFELCDHLQLKEIEE
- a CDS encoding ABC transporter permease, which produces MIGNNLKIAWRNMAKNKLYSFIKIGGFAFSIAICILIVLYIKHETSYNKFYPAMDRVYRLVVQLPIEHKIERWVSLSAPVAPTLKAEIPSVEQTGRILPNPLFGAGSNQLSLNNSPDSHYDDGFVYVDQSILDMFPMPMVSGQLSHALDKPNTLVITRSKAEKYFKNNPIGQTIYLNNNKSKAYTITGVIEDMPNNSTLAGYSFFMSLAGEPFYQGEQTAWLNNNYTVYVKLKPNVNVALAEKEISKNYLEIHYLPEYLKSGRKLNPLFKQAKITLQNALDMHLKSADVSDDKVSTLNRGDIRMVWTFATIALFILFIACINFINLSTANAATRAKEIGIRKTIGSSRKLLIGQFLVEAICYSVLSLIIGLFLSWLLLPVFNQLANKSLTIPWIAAYFFPSLLAAILVIGVLAGIYPALYLSKFKPITALKNNVIGAKSSLFRNSLVVFQFATSMILIVGALVTNKQINYILDKDLGFDKDQVVVLRGIGTLSKQLPSLKNELKSLPDVASVSLSDFLPVPIDGAKRNGNPFWIDGRRDLDMATQGQFWEIDQDYLSTFGLHLNKGRNFDPTRATDSSSAIINQKLADELQLKNPIGAKITNGNTWTIIGVVDDFIFESLKEKGYAGLCMTLQGNPSLLSIKVKSQHLKKTIADITAVWDKFAPNQQINYSFLDEGFEALYQDVERTKNIFTCFALVAIFVAALGLFGLATYVTQQRTKEIGVRKVLGASAIRLLRLLSGDFIKLVFVALVIATPVAWWAMNQWLTNFNYRIEINWLYFILAGMSAILIALGTISYQTWKAIRANPVDSLRDE
- a CDS encoding ABC transporter permease, whose product is MIGNNLKIAWRNMANNKLYSIIKIGGFAFSIAICILIVLYIRHETSYDKMYPDMDRVFRLIVSAPDGDKVRQTFAFPAPAAKTLQEEIPSVELAGRILPNTLFGAGSNLFTVNGRAENYLDKGFVYVDQSILEIFPLPVVQGQLSHALDKPNAIVITKSRAEKYFKGNAVGQTIYLNNNKSILYNITAVIDDVPNNSSLYGYDYFISLAGEPFYPGEQNNWGATNYITYVKLKENADIANAQGSISKNYIQDNYILINKKNGMKISPEMMQSTVLLQNALDMHLHSKNISEYGMATQYQSDIKMVWIFAGIAFFILLIACINFINLSTANAATRAKEIGIRKTIGSNRKTLIIQFMTEAICYSLISLLIGLLLAFLLLPLFNNLANKALFIPWTVWYFVPSLILSMLFIGILAWLIPSVLFIRISADQRIKKQIGYES
- a CDS encoding FtsX-like permease family protein, with amino-acid sequence MRNGLVIFQFATSIILIISALIANQQISFMLNKDIGFDKDQVIVLRGVTGIASQAKELKNELKAIPTVRDVSIGDYLPVQLDGAKRNGNLFWAKGKEDLELGEGGQFWNIDESYLSTFGLKLIAGRNFDPHIASDSSGAIVNKRMLADLGIKGNPIGTQITNGRTWTIIGVVDNFIFESMKDEGYYPVCMTLANSPSMLSIKTKSTDMSKTLADINTVWNKFSPNQKIDYNFLDAGFADLYQDVQRTKNIFSCFAFVAIFVAALGLFGLATYVTQQRTKEIGVRKVLGASSIRLLKLLSGDFIKLVFVALVIATPVAWWQ